In a single window of the Arcobacter sp. CECT 8986 genome:
- the tssF gene encoding type VI secretion system baseplate subunit TssF — protein sequence MTFNDYYKKELSSLRYEGAEFSKKNPGLSSYLSKEGQDPDVERLLEGFSFLTGRLKQQLNYELPEVSHTLVQLLWPNYIRPIPSYSIIKYESLKDSTQNIKIDKNTEVLSKNVNNTQCKFRTSYDLTVMPFELEKVNYFTYSKKSEIELTFKMTASGTLSDITFDTLRLYLGGSKFIAQDLYLFLINYVQDMKVSINSEDKELVSIQLSKDSIKPVGFDNDDLLPYSLNVFDGYKLLQEYFCFKDKFLFIDIENLSNINFISKQVLEKSRSFTIKINLDKKITQSETPTLENFHLYATPIINIFETDSVPIRKTSYDEEYLVVPSNLDKNYCEVFSIENVRGWVAKKGIYEDYLPFESFEHTFSNSEYYSSKVKLTSDETRTNTYLRFANSNGIEEDLEKSNATVSVKILCTNKNLPSSLLLGDICIANPLSNSATLKFENITIPTQSYPPPVSGDFLWRVISNMSLNYLSLEDIKSLRTIIETYDFFGSYDIKQREKTAMQLNGIESVSYESAEMIDRGMPIRGNHIKLKINPFNFSSIGEAYIFCCVLNEFFSLYSNINSFHKLSVDMDNEDLFQWPIKLGSQTLL from the coding sequence ATGACATTTAATGACTATTATAAAAAAGAACTTTCTTCTTTGAGATATGAAGGAGCAGAGTTTTCTAAAAAAAATCCTGGATTATCAAGCTACTTGTCAAAAGAGGGGCAAGACCCTGATGTAGAAAGACTATTAGAAGGTTTTTCTTTTTTAACAGGAAGATTAAAACAACAATTAAATTATGAATTACCAGAAGTCTCTCATACTTTAGTACAACTTTTATGGCCAAATTATATTAGACCTATTCCTTCATATTCAATTATAAAATATGAATCTCTAAAAGATTCAACACAAAATATAAAAATTGATAAAAATACAGAAGTATTAAGTAAAAATGTAAATAATACTCAATGTAAATTTAGAACATCTTATGATTTAACTGTTATGCCTTTTGAGTTAGAAAAAGTAAACTATTTTACATACAGTAAAAAAAGTGAAATTGAATTAACTTTTAAAATGACAGCTTCAGGAACTCTTAGTGATATTACATTTGATACATTAAGATTGTATTTAGGAGGTTCTAAGTTTATTGCACAAGATTTATATCTATTTTTGATAAATTATGTTCAAGATATGAAAGTCTCAATTAATTCAGAAGATAAAGAGTTGGTATCAATTCAACTATCAAAAGATTCAATTAAACCTGTTGGATTCGATAATGATGATTTATTACCTTACTCTTTAAATGTTTTCGATGGATATAAACTACTTCAAGAGTATTTTTGTTTTAAAGATAAATTTCTTTTTATAGATATTGAAAACCTTTCAAATATAAATTTTATTTCTAAACAAGTTTTAGAAAAGAGTAGATCTTTTACTATTAAAATAAATCTTGATAAAAAAATAACTCAATCAGAAACACCAACGTTAGAAAACTTCCATTTATATGCAACTCCTATTATAAATATATTTGAGACAGATTCTGTACCAATTAGAAAAACAAGTTATGATGAAGAGTATTTAGTAGTTCCTTCAAATCTTGATAAAAATTATTGTGAAGTTTTCTCTATTGAAAATGTAAGAGGATGGGTAGCAAAAAAAGGTATTTATGAAGATTATTTACCTTTTGAATCATTTGAGCATACTTTTTCTAATAGTGAGTATTACTCTTCAAAAGTTAAACTTACAAGTGATGAAACAAGAACAAATACATATTTAAGATTTGCAAATTCTAATGGAATTGAAGAAGACTTAGAAAAAAGTAATGCCACAGTATCTGTAAAAATACTTTGTACAAATAAAAACTTGCCATCTTCTTTACTTTTAGGAGATATTTGTATTGCTAATCCATTATCAAATAGTGCAACTTTAAAATTTGAGAATATTACGATTCCAACTCAAAGTTATCCACCTCCTGTTTCTGGAGATTTTTTATGGAGAGTTATTTCTAATATGTCTTTAAATTATTTATCATTAGAAGATATAAAATCATTAAGAACTATTATAGAAACATATGATTTTTTTGGTTCATACGATATTAAACAAAGAGAAAAAACAGCGATGCAACTAAATGGAATAGAATCAGTATCTTATGAAAGTGCTGAGATGATTGATAGAGGTATGCCAATAAGAGGTAATCATATAAAATTAAAAATTAATCCATTTAATTTTTCAAGTATAGGTGAAGCTTATATTTTTTGTTGTGTTTTAAATGAGTTCTTTTCATTATATAGTAATATTAATTCTTTTCATAAATTAAGTGTTGATATGGATAATGAAGATTTATTTCAATGGCCTATAAAACTTGGCTCACAAACTCTTTTATAG
- the tssE gene encoding type VI secretion system baseplate subunit TssE, translating to MYKGSLFERLSSSFDDNLYDTTEEALYASIANNLSRIFSSNAGSAEIAKDYGKIDLNNINLSMKDSIELIEKNSEDTIKKFEPRLYKTKVGVSRENLSFNEMTIFIQGYLVVKGKSKKVSFKANLLKNGKVRVYKNDI from the coding sequence ATGTACAAGGGGAGTCTATTTGAAAGATTATCTTCTAGTTTTGATGATAACTTATATGATACAACAGAAGAGGCATTATATGCATCAATTGCAAATAATTTATCTAGAATATTCTCCTCTAATGCAGGAAGTGCAGAGATTGCAAAAGACTATGGAAAAATCGACTTAAATAATATTAATTTAAGTATGAAAGACTCTATTGAGTTAATTGAAAAAAACTCTGAAGATACTATTAAAAAATTTGAACCAAGATTGTACAAAACAAAAGTAGGGGTATCAAGAGAAAATTTATCTTTTAATGAAATGACTATTTTTATACAAGGTTATTTAGTAGTAAAAGGTAAAAGTAAAAAAGTTAGTTTTAAAGCTAATTTATTGAAAAATGGAAAGGTAAGAGTTTATAAAAATGACATTTAA
- the tssA gene encoding type VI secretion system protein TssA: protein MYNSILNQIDDKSIVGEDFKYNDSFLLIEQEIDKTHSAQFDGTTDWEFVLNNSYELLNTKSKDLKIATWWIYSIWKKDSFFGLEKNLEIYIDFIKSFNENLYPKSLKAKTNTIAWFDETITNELINHNFQDKVNQINFLEYFKQLCIVYNQILNNDEKYFKKVIKVLSEKIAQDEQSKIEHQKKQEDKKEEPQQLDSISESTVSSSLSLLKKTATNLSSYYRQKDFADLKSIKITRFLSWLEVDELPINENGITPLNPPSILEIDELKQLFNEKKYEEALILCEEIIQMCPFWLDGHYYSFKILEAIDKQYISKEVQNQFISYIKTNNGLLNLSFQDKTPFASAKTKSWIKKELETNENSDSTTNQNDELDLEEISDLKEAMKKIEEMYSQSKSEKDKFLLRIKHLEIAINFNKDDISLALFDELNKNIKKFNLVEWNPKIVSKVYSLVLNYFTSVQIKREKLEKMYAVLCKIDIDKALEININ, encoded by the coding sequence TTGTACAATTCTATTTTAAATCAAATTGATGACAAATCAATTGTTGGTGAAGATTTTAAATATAATGACTCATTTTTACTAATAGAACAAGAGATAGATAAAACTCATAGTGCTCAATTTGATGGTACAACAGATTGGGAGTTTGTATTAAATAATTCATATGAGTTATTAAATACAAAAAGTAAAGATTTGAAAATTGCTACTTGGTGGATTTATTCTATTTGGAAAAAGGACTCTTTTTTTGGTTTAGAAAAAAACTTAGAAATATATATTGATTTTATAAAAAGTTTTAATGAAAACCTTTATCCTAAATCATTAAAAGCAAAAACAAATACAATTGCTTGGTTTGATGAAACAATTACAAATGAATTAATAAATCATAACTTTCAAGATAAAGTAAATCAAATAAATTTTTTAGAGTATTTTAAACAACTTTGCATTGTTTATAATCAAATTTTAAATAATGATGAAAAATATTTTAAAAAAGTTATAAAAGTATTATCTGAAAAAATTGCACAAGATGAACAATCTAAAATAGAACATCAAAAAAAACAGGAAGATAAAAAAGAAGAGCCACAACAATTGGATTCTATTTCAGAAAGTACTGTTTCTTCATCTTTATCACTACTGAAAAAAACAGCTACAAATTTATCATCATATTATAGACAAAAAGATTTTGCAGATTTAAAATCAATAAAAATTACTAGATTCTTATCTTGGCTTGAAGTTGATGAATTACCTATTAATGAAAATGGAATTACTCCATTAAATCCACCTTCAATTTTAGAAATTGATGAATTAAAACAGTTATTTAATGAAAAAAAATATGAAGAGGCTTTAATTTTATGTGAGGAAATTATTCAAATGTGTCCTTTTTGGCTAGATGGACACTATTATAGTTTCAAAATACTTGAAGCAATTGATAAGCAATATATATCAAAAGAAGTACAAAATCAATTCATTTCATATATCAAAACAAATAATGGATTATTAAATCTATCTTTTCAAGATAAAACACCTTTTGCTTCAGCAAAAACAAAATCATGGATAAAAAAAGAGTTAGAAACAAATGAGAATAGTGATTCTACTACAAATCAAAATGATGAGTTAGATTTAGAAGAAATTTCAGATTTAAAGGAGGCAATGAAAAAAATTGAAGAGATGTATTCTCAAAGCAAAAGTGAAAAAGATAAATTTTTATTAAGAATTAAACATTTGGAAATAGCAATTAATTTTAATAAAGATGATATATCTTTAGCACTATTTGATGAACTTAACAAAAATATAAAAAAATTTAATTTAGTTGAGTGGAATCCAAAAATTGTATCAAAAGTCTATTCTTTGGTTTTGAACTATTTTACAAGTGTTCAAATAAAAAGAGAAAAACTTGAAAAAATGTATGCAGTTTTATGCAAAATTGATATAGATAAAGCTTTAGAAATTAATATAAATTAG
- the tssB gene encoding type VI secretion system contractile sheath small subunit, protein MNKQSESPKERINVTYKPATGDMTEEIEIPYKVTLLGEYNPNEEKKPIEERKAIKIDKNNFNDVLKAQNLSVSFNVDNKLVEEEDSSLNVDLKINSIKDFSPEKIVENIPEMKILMQLRQSLMALKGPLGNVPAFRKAIEDAISNKAERDKLMNELNLSVKE, encoded by the coding sequence ATGAACAAACAATCAGAATCACCAAAAGAGAGAATTAATGTTACATATAAACCTGCAACAGGTGATATGACAGAAGAGATTGAAATACCTTATAAGGTTACTTTATTAGGAGAATATAATCCAAATGAAGAGAAAAAACCAATTGAAGAGAGAAAAGCTATTAAAATTGATAAAAATAATTTTAATGATGTTTTAAAAGCACAAAATCTTTCAGTATCTTTTAACGTAGATAATAAACTTGTAGAAGAAGAGGATTCTTCTTTAAATGTTGATTTAAAAATTAATAGTATCAAAGACTTTTCACCAGAAAAAATAGTTGAAAATATTCCTGAAATGAAAATATTAATGCAATTAAGACAATCTTTAATGGCATTAAAAGGCCCTTTAGGAAATGTTCCTGCTTTTAGAAAAGCGATTGAAGATGCAATTTCTAATAAAGCAGAAAGAGACAAATTAATGAATGAATTAAATTTAAGTGTTAAAGAATAA
- the tssC gene encoding type VI secretion system contractile sheath large subunit, producing the protein MLIEEVANSQLSDIEQLSLLDNIVAQTSLKKEDDSYSVVKTGVGALVEELIKSNNEEEKVNKAIIDKMIAEIDEKISKQMDEILHHEQFQALESKWRGLYMLVERTDFRQNILMEFINVSKEDLIEDFEDSLDITKSGLYKHVYTAGYGQFGGEPVGTIIADYELSPSNMDIKFLNKVASIAAMSHAPFISAAGPKFFGLDSFEGLPDLKDIEDVMTSPQYAAWKGFRKNEDSRYVGLTLPRFLLRPPYDPEDNPISNFIYKEDVSKSHENYLWGNTVYAFASKLTDSFANYRWCTNIIGPKSGGEVRDLPVHTFESMGDIEMKIPTEVLVSDRREYELSEQGFIPLIMRKGSNTAAFFAASSAQEPKLFANTPEGNEAQLNYKLGTQLPYLFAITRMSHYIKVLQREYIGAWRERSDLERELNKWAKQYVANQENPSPEIRSKRPFKEIAIDVEDIADDPGWYKVKISLRPHFKYMGANFELSLVGKLDKE; encoded by the coding sequence ATGTTAATAGAAGAGGTAGCAAATAGCCAATTATCTGATATTGAGCAGTTAAGTTTACTTGATAATATCGTTGCTCAAACAAGTTTAAAAAAAGAAGATGATAGTTACTCTGTCGTAAAAACAGGTGTGGGAGCACTTGTAGAAGAGCTTATTAAATCAAATAATGAAGAAGAAAAAGTAAATAAAGCAATTATTGATAAGATGATTGCAGAGATTGATGAAAAGATATCAAAACAAATGGATGAAATTTTGCATCATGAACAATTTCAAGCATTAGAATCAAAATGGAGAGGTCTTTATATGTTAGTTGAAAGAACTGACTTTAGACAAAATATTTTAATGGAATTTATTAATGTTTCAAAAGAAGATTTAATCGAAGATTTTGAAGATAGTTTAGATATTACAAAAAGTGGACTTTATAAGCATGTTTATACAGCAGGATATGGTCAATTTGGTGGAGAACCTGTTGGAACAATAATTGCTGATTATGAACTGTCTCCTTCTAATATGGATATAAAATTCTTAAATAAAGTTGCATCAATTGCAGCGATGAGTCATGCTCCTTTTATTAGTGCAGCTGGGCCTAAATTTTTTGGTCTTGATAGTTTTGAAGGGCTTCCTGATTTAAAAGATATTGAAGATGTTATGACTTCTCCTCAATATGCAGCATGGAAAGGTTTTAGAAAAAATGAAGATTCAAGATATGTTGGACTAACACTTCCTAGATTTCTTTTAAGACCTCCTTATGATCCTGAAGATAATCCTATTTCTAATTTTATTTATAAAGAAGATGTATCTAAAAGCCATGAAAATTACTTATGGGGAAATACAGTTTATGCATTTGCTAGTAAATTAACAGATAGTTTTGCAAACTATAGATGGTGTACTAATATTATTGGTCCTAAATCTGGTGGTGAAGTTAGAGATTTACCTGTTCATACTTTTGAAAGTATGGGTGATATTGAGATGAAAATACCAACAGAAGTACTAGTATCTGATAGAAGAGAGTATGAATTATCAGAACAAGGTTTTATTCCTTTAATTATGAGAAAAGGAAGTAACACAGCAGCATTTTTTGCAGCAAGTTCAGCACAAGAACCAAAATTATTTGCAAATACTCCTGAAGGAAATGAAGCTCAATTAAATTATAAATTAGGTACTCAACTTCCATATTTATTTGCAATTACAAGAATGTCTCACTATATAAAAGTATTACAAAGAGAATATATTGGTGCATGGAGAGAAAGATCAGACTTAGAAAGAGAATTAAATAAATGGGCAAAACAATATGTTGCAAATCAAGAAAATCCAAGTCCTGAAATTAGAAGTAAAAGACCATTTAAAGAGATTGCAATTGATGTTGAAGATATTGCAGATGATCCAGGTTGGTATAAAGTAAAAATTTCATTAAGACCACATTTTAAATACATGGGTGCAAATTTTGAATTATCTTTAGTTGGTAAATTGGATAAAGAGTAA
- a CDS encoding sirohydrochlorin chelatase — MNSLILIAHGSRVEDSNNEVVSLIKRLKDKNKDENLCISYAFLELAEPSIEHSIKEQIKKGCKKIILLPYFLAQGKHVKVDIPNEINKYKDLHKNIEFVLLPHLGANDMIIDLILSNAKGKI, encoded by the coding sequence ATGAATTCACTAATATTAATAGCCCATGGAAGTAGAGTTGAAGACTCAAATAATGAAGTTGTATCTTTGATAAAAAGATTAAAAGATAAGAATAAAGACGAAAATTTATGCATTAGTTATGCTTTTTTAGAACTTGCAGAGCCTTCTATTGAACATAGTATAAAAGAGCAAATAAAAAAAGGTTGTAAAAAAATAATATTATTACCCTATTTTTTAGCTCAAGGCAAACATGTAAAAGTTGATATTCCAAATGAAATAAATAAATATAAAGACCTACACAAAAATATTGAATTTGTTTTATTACCACACTTAGGTGCAAATGATATGATTATTGATTTGATTTTGTCAAATGCTAAAGGGAAGATTTAA
- the tssG gene encoding type VI secretion system baseplate subunit TssG gives MDINSINISLNENISKYTLPQIIRVVCAYLKEHYINKTSLEVYEYIRFKANPSLSFQKSEIAKVEFIKEKDLKVEITLNFLSIFGSASPMPSHYSEMVLDSLDSDKVLYDFLNLFNHHLQKFVYPIWQNHRYYIQYQNDLSDRFSKYIFSFLGLYSNRIENNSSLNLKKLLPYLGILCMKHKSAGTLKSILRHYLDHQNLEIIQCVKDKYDIPTWQHCKLGEKNSSLNSSFLIGESVESRNAKFQILLKDVKNYQLVEYSILGKKMKELKELISFSLNEPLKHEICFEIKKEEKSCLNLENNKNQFLGINTWIGQSFYDEKIIIAQKGE, from the coding sequence ATGGATATAAATAGTATTAATATCTCATTAAATGAGAATATATCAAAATATACGTTACCTCAAATAATTAGAGTTGTTTGTGCATATTTAAAAGAGCACTACATAAATAAAACAAGCTTGGAAGTATATGAATATATTAGATTTAAAGCTAATCCAAGCTTATCTTTTCAAAAATCTGAAATTGCTAAAGTTGAATTTATAAAAGAAAAAGATTTAAAAGTAGAAATTACACTTAATTTTTTAAGTATTTTTGGTAGTGCATCACCTATGCCATCACATTATAGTGAAATGGTTTTAGATAGTTTAGATAGTGATAAAGTTTTGTATGATTTTTTAAATCTATTTAATCATCATCTACAAAAATTTGTTTATCCTATTTGGCAAAATCATAGATATTACATACAATACCAAAATGATTTAAGTGATAGATTTTCAAAATATATTTTTTCTTTTCTTGGATTATATTCAAATAGAATTGAGAATAATAGTTCATTAAACTTAAAAAAACTACTTCCTTACCTTGGTATATTATGTATGAAACATAAATCTGCTGGTACTTTAAAATCTATACTTCGTCACTATTTGGATCATCAAAATCTTGAGATAATTCAATGCGTAAAAGATAAATATGATATTCCTACATGGCAGCATTGTAAATTGGGTGAAAAAAACTCTAGTTTAAACTCTTCTTTTTTAATAGGTGAATCAGTAGAGAGTAGAAATGCAAAATTTCAGATTTTATTAAAAGATGTAAAAAACTACCAACTAGTTGAATACAGTATTTTAGGTAAAAAAATGAAAGAACTAAAAGAATTAATATCTTTTTCTTTAAATGAACCACTTAAACATGAAATCTGCTTTGAAATAAAAAAAGAAGAAAAATCTTGTTTAAATTTAGAGAATAATAAAAATCAATTCTTAGGAATAAATACATGGATTGGTCAATCTTTCTATGATGAAAAAATTATTATTGCACAAAAAGGAGAATAA